The genomic stretch AGCTGTCGGATCACCGGCGCCATGCAATCCAGCCCACCCGTATAGGCGCCATAGGCGGGCATGATCATGCGGGTGGCATCGACGACAAAGGCGGGGCGGCTGCGCCCGGCAAGCCGGTGCTTGGGGTGGTAATGGCCTGATACCTCGGCGGTGGCGCTGGTTGCGATATGGCGAAAGCTTAGCGTGCCCACCTGGATCTGCGCCAGATGGCTGCCGCCCAGATCGACGGGACCGGGGTCGTGATTGCCTTCGATCCATACCCAGTTCCGGCCCGCCTGCAGGCTGGTCAGTCGCAGGCGCATTGCATCATCCAGACTGCCTGCCGCGGTCAGATCGTCGAAACTGTCGCCAAGGCAGATCACCTGTCGCGGATCGGTTGCGCCGATATCGCCTGCCAGCCTGTCCAGCGTTTCCTGCACCTCATAAGGGGGCAGCATCACACCGCTGCGCCGCGCGATCCGGTCGGATTTGCCCAGATGCAGGTCAGAAACGCAGAGCGTGCCGGCCTCTGGAAGCCAGAGCGCGCCGCTGGCCAGGGCCTGGCAGCGCATGCCGCAAAAGGTGAAAGCATAGCTGTTCATGCGATTTTAATGGCCGATTTGCGCCGCGCTGCGCAAGGTTCAATCTATCGCCAATCCGACCTTGGCGATCAGCGCTGCGGCTGCGTCTTCCATCAGCCGTTCGCGCCCTGCACCGGCCAGCGCGATGCGCCCCTGTTCTAGTAAAAGCGGCATCGCAAGCGGGGTCACCCGGTCCAGCAGGATATGATCGACGCGGCCTGCGGTGCGCGTCAGCATTTCCTCGATCCGACCGAAATCCACCAGACCGCGCAGGGCCTCTTCACGGGTGATTTGCAGCATCAGGTGGTCGGGGTCGTATTTGGCCAAAGTGTCGTAGAGGATGTCGGAGGAAAACGTCGCCTGCCGCCCCGATTTGCGCGCCTGCGGCAGGTTGCGTTCGATCAGCCCCGCGATGGTCGCGGCCCCGCGAAAGGTGCGTTTCATGACGGCATTGCCGGACAGCCAATCCTCGAACCCGGCGCGCAGGTCGGGGGCGCGAAACAGGGGCGCCGCGTCAGTCACCGCATCGAGCCCCCAGATCAGCACCGCGTAATCGGTGGCGACGAAACCCAAAGGATGCAGGCCCAATTCCTCCATCCGCTGGGTCAAGAGCATCCCCAGCGTCTGCATCGCATTGCGCCCTGCGAAGCCGTAGACGCACAGATGCTGGCGCCCGTCATGGGGGAAGCTTTCGACCAGGATCCGGTCGGCCTGAGGCAGTTTGGACAGCTGCCGTTGTAGCCCCAGCCAATCGGCGGTGTGGGCGGGCAATTGCGGCCAGTCATCTTGCGCGAACATCCGCAGGATGCGCTGCGAGAGCTGCGTGGAATTGGCGAATTTCGTGCCCATGAAGGTCGCGATCTTGGGGGTTTTAGCGGCGTCGCGCGTGACCTCGACCGTCATTTCGCGCAGGCCTTCGTAGCGCACGATCTGGCCACCGATCAGGAAAGTGTCGCCTTGGGTCAGGGTGGCGGCAAAGGCTTCTTCGACCTCGCCCAGGGGTTTGAAATTGCCCTTCATGCGGACCTTGAGCGTGTCGGTGTCCTGAATCGTGCCGATATTCATCCGGATCCGCAGGGCCGCGCGCGGGTCGCGCAGCTGCCATTTGCCATCCGCGGTCTGCAACAGCCGTTTCCAGCGGTCATAGGCGCGCAAAGCATAGCCGCCGGTGGCGCAGAAATCGAGGCAGGCGTCGAACTCCGCGCGGGTCAGCCCGGCATAGGCACCCGTGCTGCGGACCTCGGCGAACAGATCATCGGCATGAAACGGCCCCGCGCAGGCCGCAATCAGGATATGTTGGCACAGCACATCGCGCGGGCCAGCGCCCTTGGGGTCGCCGTCAAGGTCATGGGCTTGCACGGCCTGCAAGGCGGCGACGCATTCGACAACCTCGAACCGGTTGGCAGGCACCAGCAGCGCCTTGGACGGCGCGTTATAGCGGTGATTGGCGCGTCCGATCCGCTGCACCAGACGTTTCACATTCTTGGGCGCGCCGACCTGAATGACCAGATCGACATCGCCCCAATCGATCCCCAGATCCAGACTGCCGGTGCAGACGATGGCGCGCAGCTGGCCTGCGACCATCGCGGATTCCACGCGTTCGCGCTGTTCGCGCGCCAGACTGCCGTGGTGGATGCCGATCGGCAGATCATCGGTATTGGCCAGCCAGAGATTGTGAAAGAAAATCTCGGCCTGGGCGCGGGTATTGTGAAAGATCAGCGTGGTTTTGTGCTGTTTCACGGCCTCCAGCACGGCGGGGATCGCATAGGTCGCCCCACCCCCGGCCCAAGGCGGGGGGGCGTCAGTTTGCAGCATGGCGATATCGGGGGCAGGGCCTGGATCGGCCAGCAGGATCGGGCAGGGGTCTGGGTGGCGCGCCAGCATCCGGGCGATGGCGGGCGGATCCTCGACCGTGGCGGACAGGCCGACACGGCGCAGGCCGGGGGCAAGGGTCTGCAAGCGGCTGAGCGCCAGCATCAGCTGATCGCCCCGTTTGCTTTCGGCCAAAGCATGGATTTCATCGACGATCACGCGCTGCAATCCGGCAAAGATGCGCGGCGCGTCCTCATAGCTGATCAACAGCGCCAGCGATTCCGGCGTCGTCAGCAAGATATGCGGCGGGTCGGCGCGCTGGCGGCGTTTTTGGGTATAGGATGTATCGCCGGTCCGATCCTCGATCCGGATCGGTAAAGCCATGTCATCGACGGGTCTGCGCAGATTGCGTTTGATATCCGCCGCCAGCGCCTTGAGCGGCGAGACATAGAGCGTGTGCAGCCCCTGATGCGTCCCATCCGCCAATTCTGCAAGGCTGGGCAGAAAACCCGCCAGCGTCTTGCCCCCGCCGGTGGGTGCGATCAGCAGCAGCGCGGGGTCGCCCGCGCGGTCCAGCATCGCCTGCTGATGCGGATGCACCGACCAGCCGCGGCCTGCGAACCAGTCGTGAAATAGCGCTGGCAGGTGGCGCGTGGCGTCCGGCATGGCTGTCCCGATGAAAAAGGCTTCCTCCTAGGTAGGGGGAAGCCTTTGGAATGCAAAGGGTGCTGGCATCTATCGCAGGATGTCTTCGTCCGCGACGAACATATTGGCCCATGCCCGGTCGATCAGCTCGGGCGACATCTGATAGGGGATGCCTTCGAATTCGCAGATCGCGATCATCTGGTCGATCAGAAAGACCGGCTGATAATTCGCATAGATATTGTCGATTTCGGGGTAGCGCCGGTTCAGCAGATGGACCAGCGTCTCCTCGTCCAGCGGCATCTTGCGCTTGCGCGCGACCATGGCGAAAATCTTGAGGTAATCTTCCTGACTGGGGCCGTCGATCTTGATCTTGTAGAAAATCCGCCGCAAGGCCGCCTTGTCGAAGATCGTATTGGGGTGGAAATTGGTCGAGAAGATTACCAGCGTGTCGAAAGGCACTTCGAACTTTTCGCCCGATTGCAGGGCCAGAATGTCCTTGTCTTCTTCCAGCGGCACGATCCAGCGGTTGACCAGCATCTGCGGCGGTTCGGCCTGACGACCAAGGTCGTCGACGATAAAGATGCCGCCGGTCGATTTCAGCTGCAAGGGTGCCTGATAGGTCCGCGCGGTCGGGTTATAGACAAGATCCAGCATCGCCAGCGACAATTCACCGCCGGTGATGACCGTGGGCCGTTCGCAGCGCACATAGCGCGTATCAAACCGCCCCGAGGTGCGGCGCAGGCTGCTGGGGTCATCCAGGTCATCTTCGGCTGCGGAATGCACGACAGGGTCATAGACGGTGATGACCTGACCGGAATATGCGATCGCGCGCGGCACATAGATCTTGTCCCCCAGCGCATCCCTGATCCCGTTGGAGATCGAGGATTTCCCGTTGCCGGGCGGCCCATACATCAGGATCGAGCGGCCGGCGCTGACAGCGGGGCCAAGGTTGGACAACAAATCGGCAGGCAGCACCAGATGGTCCATCGCGGTGGTCAGATGCTCGCGGGTGATCTGGGTGTTGCGGATCGACTGGCGCTTGACCTGTTCGGTATAAACCGACAGCGGCACCGGCATCGGCCCGTAATATTCCGACTGGTGCAGCGCATCAAGCGCGCGGGCGCGGCCCGTATCGGTCAGCCGATAGCCGATTTCGCCGCTGCTGTTGAGGTTCAGCGAGCCTGTCGCCTCTAGCAGCAGCTGGCCGCGCGCCAGATCGACCAATTGCTGTGTGACCGAGACCGGCAGGCAGATCGCCTGGCTGACCTGGGTGACCAGATCAAGGTTCATGCGGAACATCGTCTTGATCAGGATATCGCGCATCATCGCCATGGGCAGCAACATCGCATCCAGATCGCGCGGGGCGGGCGGTGCCATGACACTGGAAGCTTGCACATTCATCATTCGGCCTATCTGCTGGGCTGCAGCGCATAGCATAGGGGCCATTATGGCGAAATCGTGAACAAAGCCGTAAGAGTCCAAGGCATTGCAACAGATTCAGCGATAGATTGCCACCAGCGCCAGATAAAATACCAGCGTCATCGCCAGCGGAAATCCCATCGGAAAGCGGTGGGGCGTGGACCAGCTTGCCCAATGCGGCACCAGCCGGCGCAGGGGGCTGATTTGCACCAGCCGATGCGTCGCCAGACCCGCCATCAGACAGGCCGCGAATAAGGGCAGCACCAAAGGCAGATCCGCTGTGGCAATGAAAGGGGCCGCGGCCGCGGTGAATTTTGCATCCCCCGCCCCCAGCACGCGGGCCAAATTCAGGATGATCCCGACCCCCAGCATGACCGGCAGATGCAGCCAATGCCACAGATATTGGCTGAAGGGCAGGGCGATCAGGCCCAGCAGGGCAAAGCTGAACACCAGCGCATAAACCGCCATATTGGGGATTTTCATGCGCGCAAGATCGCTCCATGCGACATAGAGCGCAACGGGGATCACGGCAGGCAGGAACCAAGAGGCGGCAGTGGCGGTCAATCCCATCGGGTCAGTTCACAGCGTTGTTTTCAAGCGCTTCAAGCGCGCGGACCGCAGCCTCGAAATATTGCGGATGGGTGTTGATCGCGTCGTTCAACAAAGATTTGCCAATCGTGACGTCATTTTGCTTGATCGCGGTCAGCGCCATCGTGTGCAGCAATTGCGCGCGTTCGACCTGGGTCATGGCCACGACGGGCAGGGCGTAATTGCGTTGCGCACCGCGCGCCAGAACCAGGTTGTTCTTGGCGGTGAACAAGGCCGGGTTGAACCGCAAAGCATCGGCAAACAGCCGTTCGGCGGCGGGGTAATCGCCCCGCGTCAATTTGGAAAAGCCCCAGTTATTATAGACCGGTCCGGGTCGCGTGGTCAGCCCGACAGCGGTTTCATAGAAACTATCGGCCTTGTCCCATTGCTGGCGGCTGTCGGCGACCATGGCTTCTAGCCGGTAGCGTTCAAAGGTTTCAAAGGTCGGCGGAATCGTGTTCAAGGTCGCTGCCGCCTCGTCCCAAAGGTTGCTGCGGATATAGGCATCGGTCAGGTTCAGCCGGTCATCATGCGTGGCATCAGGATGCGCTGTGACGGCCTGCCAGGCGGCCACTGCCTCGGTTGGGCGGCGCGCGCGGACCAGCGACATCGCCAGCCCGCGTTGCAGATCAATGCGGCCGGGGTCGTTGTTATTGGCATTGGCAAAGTAATTCACGGCTTCGTCTGGATCGCCCACCGTCAGCATCACGTCATTGAGGTTGGTGTCATCAACCACGTTGATATCGCGCAGTGCCTGTTCCACATCCCCGGTGCCGGATTGGTCGCAGGCCGACAGGGCGATGGCGAAAAGCGGTATGAAAAAGAGATGGCGCATGTTTTCGCGTCCTTTGCTGCTCTGCCTAGAGATCCGACATCAACACGAAGTCACCGGCACCACGCCTGATCAGGCTGAAATTCTGAATGTCTTTTGCAATATCGTCATCGGAATCCTCGAATTGCGCGAGCGATAGGCGCAGATTCTCGCGGATTTCGTCCGAATTGCCGTTATCTGCAGCAAAAGCGCGGCGGAACGCCTCTGTCGCTTCGCCAAGCTTGCCGCGTTCTGTCAGGACCACACCCAGATTGTTCCAGGCGGGCGGAAAGCTTGGGTCTTCGGCGACAGCGCGCCGCAACCAGCTTTCTGCCTGCCCCAAGCGCCGCAGTTGCAGATTGGCCGAGCCGATGGCCGACATCGTATCGACGTTCAACCCTTGCTGGGCGGCGGCGCGATGATAGGCCTTCAGCGCCAGATCGAATTCCCCCGCCGCCATCAACCGGTGGCCCACGATCAGCCCGTCGATATTGCCAATCCCGGCAGTGCCCGGCGCGAAAGTGCCGTCACTGGACCGGTTCAGCTCGCCCGCGGTGCAGGCGGTCATCATGACCAATGCAAAGGTCAGCATGCCCGGATGAATGCCCATGATCCCTGTGGCCCCTATCCCAGGCTGGTTGCGATCGCATAGATCGACGGTCCGATCAGGATCGCCATCAGCGGCGGCACGGTCAGCATCATGGTGGCCAGCGTCATCTTGGTCGGCAGCTTGTTGGCGGCCTCTTCGGCGCGCATCACGCGTTTGTCGCGCATTTCAGAGGCATAGACCCGCAGCGCATCCGAAATGGACGTGCCGAATTGCGCCGATTGCACCATGACCGTCACAAAGCTGGCGATATCGGGCACGCCGCAGCGTTCGGACAGATCCTTGAGAACGGTGGTCTTGTCCTTGCCGGCCTTGGCCTCCTGGCTGACGATCTCGAATTCTGCGGCCAGTTCGGGATAGCCGGTGCGCAATTCATGCGAGACGCGCAAGATGGATTGGTCAAGCGATTGTCCCGCCTCGACGCAGACAAGCATCAGGTCAAGCGCATCGGGAAAGGCCTGGGTGATCGCCTCTTTGCGCAGTTCAACGCGGCGCGTGACCCAATATTTCGGGAACAGATAGCCGATGCCGCCGGGCACCAGGATCATCATGACCAGTTCTTGTGTCTCGACCGTGCGCTGCGCCATTTCGATCAAGGCATAGATACCGCCACCGAACAGGCCGGTGATGCCCAAGGCGAATTGCAGGAAATGGTAAATGCGCACAGCGTTCTTGCTGCGATATCCTGATTGCAGCAGCTTCAGCTTGACGGCGGAATATTCCTCGGCGTTCTGCGGTTCAAGAAAGTTGGAATATTTTTCCAGCGTATCCTTGCTGGATGCCGCGCGCAGACGTTCGGTCTTGTCTTTCTTGTCGGCCGGATTGGTCGCAGCCTTGAGCCGGTCAAGCGGGTCCTGTTCGCGCCGCAGCAGGACCGGCAAGGTTATCAGGATCATGAACAGCCCCAAAAGTCCAACCATGACCAAGGGACCGAAGGGGCCAAGAAGATCGAACATGAAGGTTTGGATGGCTTGCATGCGGCGTCTTTCAGACTTTGATGTTGGTGAGGCCGCGCATCACGATCAGGTTCAGCACCAAAAACGCAGCAACCACGAAACAGGCCGGAATGAACATCGGGCTTTCCATGACGTCGTCGAAATAATTCGGCTGCACAATATTGATCCCGATCAGCGCGAGGATCGGAAAACCCGACAGCAGATTGCCAGACCATTTCGCCTCGGCGGTGATGGCATTCACGCGGCGGAACAGGCGGAACCGGGCGCGGATCACCTTGGCCAGACCATCAAGAATTTCCACAAGATTGCCGCCCGAGGATTGCTGGATCGTCACCGCCACCGCCAGAAAGCGCAAATCCTGATTGTCCAGCCGTTCCGCCATCGCCTTGAGCGTTTCGCCCATGTCGCGCCCATAGGCGGTTTCATCAGCGATGATGCCGATTTCGGTGCCCAGCGGATCGGGAACCTCTTTGGCGACGATACTGATCGCCGTTGAAAACGGATGCCCCACGCGCAGCGACCGGACCATCAGTTCCACGGCATCGGGCAATTGTTCGGAAATCATGTTCATCCGCTGGGTCGCCTTGCGGCTGATCCACAGATAGACCCCGCCGACACCCATCAGCAGGCTGATCAGCGCGCGCACGGCGGTCGCCACCTCTGCGAAAAGCGTCAGCAAGATGAAAGCGGCGATGCTGACCGCGCCCATCATCATGATGATCTGCGCCGGCGAAAAGGCGATATTCGCTTTTTGTGCCTTGGTCGCCAGCAATGAATAGAGCGGGATGCTCTGCGATTTCATATGCTGCGTCATCTCTTTGCGCAGCTGGTCAAGCACCTGTTCGCGGTTGCCGCCCTTGTCGAGCATTTCAAGACGGCGGTTGACCTTGCCATCCATGCTGATCGACTTGCCGAAAATCACCAGATAGGCGCCCTGCACAAGCGCCAGAACCGCAATGAAAATCAGGACATAGATGATGGGTTCGATAGAAATCATATGACCTATTCCGCAACCATCGGTTCAAAGATCGCCGGTGGCAGGTCGTAGCCCCAGAGTTTGAACCGATCCGAAAAGTGGCTGCGCACGCCCGTTGCCGTGAAATGGCCGATGATCTTGTTGTCGGGGGTCAGGCCGACGCGCTGATAGCGAAAGATTTCCTGCATCGAAATCACATCGCCTTCCATGCCGGTAATTTCCGTGATCGAGGTCATGCGGCGCGATCCGTCCTGCAGGCGCGAGGCTTGCACAATCAGGTTCACAGCCGAGGCGATCTGGCTGCGCATCGCCTTGATCGGCATCTCGATCCCGGCCATGGCGATCATGTTTTCCAACCGGCTGATCCCGTCGCGCGCAGAATTGGCGTGGATCGTGGTCATCGACCCGTCATGGCCGGTGTTCATCGCTTGCAACATGTCGATCACCTCATCGCCGCGCGTTTCGCCGACGATGATCCGGTCAGGGCGCATCCGCAGGGCGTTTTTCAGACAGTCACGCTGTGACACGCCGCCTTTGCCCTCGACATTGGGCGGGCGGCTTTCCATCCGGCCGACATGGGTCTGTTGCAGCTGCAATTCAGCGGTGTCTTCAATCGTCAGGATGCGTTCGGCATCGTCGATGAAACCGGACAGCGCATTCAGCGTCGTGGTCTTGCCCGACCCCGTGCCGCCCGAAACGATGATATTCAGGCGGGTGGATACGGCGGCTTGCAGATAGGCGGCCATTTCCTCGGTAAAGGCGCCAAAGCGCACCAGATCCTCGACCCCCAGCTTGTCTTTCTTGAACTTCCGGATCGAGACCAGCGAGCCATCCACCGCGATCGGCGGCACCATGGCGTTGAAACGTGATCCGTCCGCAAGGCGGGCATCGACATAGGGGTTGCTTTCATCGACGCGGCGCCCCACGGCCGAGACGATCTTGTCGATGATGCGCAGCAGGTGGCGTTCATCCTTGAAGGTGACATCGGTCAGTTCCAGCTTGCCGTTGCGTTCCACAAAGA from Yoonia vestfoldensis encodes the following:
- a CDS encoding tetratricopeptide repeat protein, yielding MRHLFFIPLFAIALSACDQSGTGDVEQALRDINVVDDTNLNDVMLTVGDPDEAVNYFANANNNDPGRIDLQRGLAMSLVRARRPTEAVAAWQAVTAHPDATHDDRLNLTDAYIRSNLWDEAAATLNTIPPTFETFERYRLEAMVADSRQQWDKADSFYETAVGLTTRPGPVYNNWGFSKLTRGDYPAAERLFADALRFNPALFTAKNNLVLARGAQRNYALPVVAMTQVERAQLLHTMALTAIKQNDVTIGKSLLNDAINTHPQYFEAAVRALEALENNAVN
- a CDS encoding prepilin peptidase, with product MGLTATAASWFLPAVIPVALYVAWSDLARMKIPNMAVYALVFSFALLGLIALPFSQYLWHWLHLPVMLGVGIILNLARVLGAGDAKFTAAAAPFIATADLPLVLPLFAACLMAGLATHRLVQISPLRRLVPHWASWSTPHRFPMGFPLAMTLVFYLALVAIYR
- the pdeM gene encoding ligase-associated DNA damage response endonuclease PdeM yields the protein MNSYAFTFCGMRCQALASGALWLPEAGTLCVSDLHLGKSDRIARRSGVMLPPYEVQETLDRLAGDIGATDPRQVICLGDSFDDLTAAGSLDDAMRLRLTSLQAGRNWVWIEGNHDPGPVDLGGSHLAQIQVGTLSFRHIATSATAEVSGHYHPKHRLAGRSRPAFVVDATRMIMPAYGAYTGGLDCMAPVIRQLFGPRAFAILTGHKALAVPLA
- a CDS encoding type II secretion system F family protein, whose translation is MQAIQTFMFDLLGPFGPLVMVGLLGLFMILITLPVLLRREQDPLDRLKAATNPADKKDKTERLRAASSKDTLEKYSNFLEPQNAEEYSAVKLKLLQSGYRSKNAVRIYHFLQFALGITGLFGGGIYALIEMAQRTVETQELVMMILVPGGIGYLFPKYWVTRRVELRKEAITQAFPDALDLMLVCVEAGQSLDQSILRVSHELRTGYPELAAEFEIVSQEAKAGKDKTTVLKDLSERCGVPDIASFVTVMVQSAQFGTSISDALRVYASEMRDKRVMRAEEAANKLPTKMTLATMMLTVPPLMAILIGPSIYAIATSLG
- a CDS encoding tetratricopeptide repeat protein — encoded protein: MGIHPGMLTFALVMMTACTAGELNRSSDGTFAPGTAGIGNIDGLIVGHRLMAAGEFDLALKAYHRAAAQQGLNVDTMSAIGSANLQLRRLGQAESWLRRAVAEDPSFPPAWNNLGVVLTERGKLGEATEAFRRAFAADNGNSDEIRENLRLSLAQFEDSDDDIAKDIQNFSLIRRGAGDFVLMSDL
- a CDS encoding ligase-associated DNA damage response DEXH box helicase, yielding MPDATRHLPALFHDWFAGRGWSVHPHQQAMLDRAGDPALLLIAPTGGGKTLAGFLPSLAELADGTHQGLHTLYVSPLKALAADIKRNLRRPVDDMALPIRIEDRTGDTSYTQKRRQRADPPHILLTTPESLALLISYEDAPRIFAGLQRVIVDEIHALAESKRGDQLMLALSRLQTLAPGLRRVGLSATVEDPPAIARMLARHPDPCPILLADPGPAPDIAMLQTDAPPPWAGGGATYAIPAVLEAVKQHKTTLIFHNTRAQAEIFFHNLWLANTDDLPIGIHHGSLAREQRERVESAMVAGQLRAIVCTGSLDLGIDWGDVDLVIQVGAPKNVKRLVQRIGRANHRYNAPSKALLVPANRFEVVECVAALQAVQAHDLDGDPKGAGPRDVLCQHILIAACAGPFHADDLFAEVRSTGAYAGLTRAEFDACLDFCATGGYALRAYDRWKRLLQTADGKWQLRDPRAALRIRMNIGTIQDTDTLKVRMKGNFKPLGEVEEAFAATLTQGDTFLIGGQIVRYEGLREMTVEVTRDAAKTPKIATFMGTKFANSTQLSQRILRMFAQDDWPQLPAHTADWLGLQRQLSKLPQADRILVESFPHDGRQHLCVYGFAGRNAMQTLGMLLTQRMEELGLHPLGFVATDYAVLIWGLDAVTDAAPLFRAPDLRAGFEDWLSGNAVMKRTFRGAATIAGLIERNLPQARKSGRQATFSSDILYDTLAKYDPDHLMLQITREEALRGLVDFGRIEEMLTRTAGRVDHILLDRVTPLAMPLLLEQGRIALAGAGRERLMEDAAAALIAKVGLAID
- a CDS encoding ATPase — encoded protein: MNVQASSVMAPPAPRDLDAMLLPMAMMRDILIKTMFRMNLDLVTQVSQAICLPVSVTQQLVDLARGQLLLEATGSLNLNSSGEIGYRLTDTGRARALDALHQSEYYGPMPVPLSVYTEQVKRQSIRNTQITREHLTTAMDHLVLPADLLSNLGPAVSAGRSILMYGPPGNGKSSISNGIRDALGDKIYVPRAIAYSGQVITVYDPVVHSAAEDDLDDPSSLRRTSGRFDTRYVRCERPTVITGGELSLAMLDLVYNPTARTYQAPLQLKSTGGIFIVDDLGRQAEPPQMLVNRWIVPLEEDKDILALQSGEKFEVPFDTLVIFSTNFHPNTIFDKAALRRIFYKIKIDGPSQEDYLKIFAMVARKRKMPLDEETLVHLLNRRYPEIDNIYANYQPVFLIDQMIAICEFEGIPYQMSPELIDRAWANMFVADEDILR
- a CDS encoding type II secretion system F family protein; the protein is MISIEPIIYVLIFIAVLALVQGAYLVIFGKSISMDGKVNRRLEMLDKGGNREQVLDQLRKEMTQHMKSQSIPLYSLLATKAQKANIAFSPAQIIMMMGAVSIAAFILLTLFAEVATAVRALISLLMGVGGVYLWISRKATQRMNMISEQLPDAVELMVRSLRVGHPFSTAISIVAKEVPDPLGTEIGIIADETAYGRDMGETLKAMAERLDNQDLRFLAVAVTIQQSSGGNLVEILDGLAKVIRARFRLFRRVNAITAEAKWSGNLLSGFPILALIGINIVQPNYFDDVMESPMFIPACFVVAAFLVLNLIVMRGLTNIKV
- a CDS encoding CpaF family protein gives rise to the protein MFSKYKKPGAPLGGATQATGPRPAAAAPKPDGQSLMKTMPQRRPAEAGPADKDKRRKDRLQELKLELHKSLLENLNLAALETATEQELRTEINAIANETLEEMGVVLSREERQTLSQDLFFEVTGLGPLETLLKDDSVNDILVNGPQQIFVERNGKLELTDVTFKDERHLLRIIDKIVSAVGRRVDESNPYVDARLADGSRFNAMVPPIAVDGSLVSIRKFKKDKLGVEDLVRFGAFTEEMAAYLQAAVSTRLNIIVSGGTGSGKTTTLNALSGFIDDAERILTIEDTAELQLQQTHVGRMESRPPNVEGKGGVSQRDCLKNALRMRPDRIIVGETRGDEVIDMLQAMNTGHDGSMTTIHANSARDGISRLENMIAMAGIEMPIKAMRSQIASAVNLIVQASRLQDGSRRMTSITEITGMEGDVISMQEIFRYQRVGLTPDNKIIGHFTATGVRSHFSDRFKLWGYDLPPAIFEPMVAE